A portion of the Bacteroidota bacterium genome contains these proteins:
- the gldL gene encoding gliding motility protein GldL translates to MSNKNSFFESKTGKKIMGMIYGLGASVVIVGALFKITHWPGADFMLIVGLLTEAFIFAISAFEPPHQDIDWSLVYPELAGMETKDKKDKKATGSVSQQLDKMLEEAKVSPELISSLGTNLKSLGDNVATMSDMTQVSVATSNYAENVQKASQSMVSVNDSYMKAVEAMNGLTSASSNSQEYAKQMENITKNLASLNQVYEMEIAESNNHLKTINSFVGNLSNVVNALSETESTAKHITTEIGTLGKNLSSLNSVYGNMLSAMNVSRN, encoded by the coding sequence ATGAGTAACAAAAACAGTTTTTTCGAAAGCAAGACAGGGAAAAAGATCATGGGTATGATCTATGGTCTTGGGGCATCAGTAGTTATCGTAGGAGCATTATTTAAAATCACCCACTGGCCTGGTGCCGACTTTATGCTGATTGTAGGCTTACTTACTGAAGCATTTATATTTGCAATTTCAGCTTTTGAACCCCCACATCAAGATATAGATTGGTCATTAGTATACCCCGAACTTGCAGGAATGGAAACCAAAGACAAAAAAGACAAAAAAGCAACTGGTAGTGTATCACAACAGTTAGATAAAATGTTGGAAGAAGCTAAAGTTAGCCCTGAGTTAATTTCTAGTCTTGGCACAAATCTAAAATCATTGGGCGATAATGTAGCTACCATGAGCGATATGACTCAAGTTTCTGTAGCAACCAGCAACTATGCCGAGAATGTTCAGAAAGCCAGTCAATCGATGGTGAGCGTAAACGATTCTTATATGAAAGCCGTTGAAGCAATGAATGGTTTAACTTCCGCTTCCTCTAACTCGCAAGAGTATGCCAAACAAATGGAAAACATTACCAAAAATTTAGCTTCTCTTAATCAAGTTTACGAAATGGAGATTGCAGAATCGAACAACCATTTGAAAACAATCAATTCATTCGTAGGCAATTTAAGCAATGTAGTAAATGCTCTTAGCGAAACTGAAAGTACTGCTAAACATATCACTACCGAGATTGGCACTTTAGGCAAAAATCTATCTTCGCTCAATAGCGTTTACGGCAACATGTTGTCTGCCATGAATGTATCACGTAATTAA